A region of the Candidatus Finniella inopinata genome:
CCTTAGGCATCAAAAAAGGGCGTCACATGGTTTATCTTGGGGGTGTTGCTAAGGCCAATGGGATCGCCAACAAAGAAGAACAGTATTTTATCCGAGACGAGGAAACAGGTCTTTTAAGAAATGTGACGGCCCAAGTCAAAGAAAAAGCTTTAAAAAACAAAGATCTGAAAGAAATTTTAAGAAAAGCAATCAGTGACCATGAAGAAAAAATGCCTCTCACACTAACGGGACCAGGGGGTGTTTTCCAGCGCAAGCATGAGCTTCCGGTCATTTTTCATGAGTACACCAAAAGAGATATTGAGGATTTGGCCAATCAGCTTCTGCGAGACGGGGAGATAGGAAAATATGCCAAAATGGGAAGCACTAAGGCGCACTACCTTGGCATCAAAGATGGTGTTTTATCGCGTGGACAAGTTTCTGAGACCCAAGCTGAGATCTGGTATGACGTTTTGTTAAAACCGGCGTTTGTTCAGGCCATCTTTGAAGCTGAGAAAATCGGCCAGCCGTTTAACAAAGCCGGACGCTCTTCGCCTTGGAAACGTAAAGAAAAACTGCCGTCAGAATTTCATCATCTTTTAGAGGGCCAACTTCGGAAACTAACGGAGGACGCTCTGAAAGAAAAGTCGATTGTGACGGCTATGCATGGATGTGAAAAAAACGCCCAGTGGCTTTGTGACCCCCAGGGCCCTCTAGCAACAGACCCAGAAAGTTATGAATTTATAAAGGGGTCCATATGAAAAATTTTGAGATACAAAACACGATTCACGTTTCCATGTTTCCAGTTTCCAGACGTTCCCAAACAGCTTGGAAACGTAAATTATGTCTTGAGAGCCGCAGAAACACTTGGTTTTGCAAAAAGAATCACGTTTCCAGTTTCCATGGAAACGTGAACCCAAAAAGAAGATTTTTAGAAAAATTGGATCTCCTGAGATCCGCAGAAAACCTCACTTTTTTGTGTTTGAAAATCACGTTTCCAGTTTCCACGTTTCCACTCTACTACGTAGAGGATGGTTCTTGGGAACAACCACTCCTCCGTAAGAAGAAAATGTAAAAAAGGAAATCTCCGATGACCACCAAAAACCTTTCCTTACGTCCCTATCAAGTTTCGATGATTGACGACGCCCTAGAGGCCCTCTCTTGTGAAGACACAGCATTATGCATTGCCCCAACAGGCGCCGGTAAGACGGTTATCTTGTCACAGATTATGAAGGGCTATCTGAAGTCCGGACAAGGAAGAAGCTCAAGTCGTAAGAAAATCCTCGTTCTCCAGCACACAAAAGAACTTTTACAGCAAAATAGGGATAAGGTGGCGTTGTGGTGCCCTAAGATCAAGACATCACTTTTTCACAGCGAAGAGAAAGACACTCAAGGGCGGATCGTCTTTGCCATGGTTCAGACGTTGTCTCGTCATTACCGCAAATTCCCTAAAGTTGACTTGGTGGTGATTGACGAAGCCCACCATGCGATTGCGAAGTCTTATCTAACGATTGTGAATCATCTCAAAGCAAAAAATCCCGATGTAAAGATTTTAGGCATGACCGCTACGCCGAACCGTGGTGACAGAAAGGGGTTAAAGAGTCTTTTTAAAAGCGTGACGTCCCAAATCCATCTCAGTGATTTAATGAGTGATGGCTATCTCGTTTCTCCTCGGATTTTCACCGTTGATGCGGGACAACAAAAAGATCTGAGATCTATTTTATGGACGCAAGACAATTCAGATGGTCAATCCCGATTCATCAACCAGCAACAACAATGGGACAAAGCTAATACGATCTTAACTGACAATCTGTCCTTGAATGAAGAAGTCATTCGGCACTGGCAGGAAAAGGCTCAGGGCAAGAAAACCGTGGTATTTTGTTCAACGCTTTACCACGCCCAAGAGATCAGAGACACTTTTGAAAAGAACGGTATAGGCGCTACCCATATTAACGGAGAAATGTCTTCTGAAGAGCGATTAGAATCTTTAAGGCGATTCGATCTCAACCAAGGAGACCCTCATGAAGCCACGGTGATCACCAATGCTGCGGTCTTGACCGAAGGATGGGATTTCCCGGCCATTGAATGTGTCATCTTGCTACGGCCCATGTCTTATGAAGCCACCTATGTGCAAATGATTGGTCGGGGCCTTCGAAGCTCTCCGGGTAAGAAAGAGTGCATCGTTCTGGATTTTGGGATGAGTTCTTCCCGTCACAAAGTGTTCGGCATGGAGACTGATCTGGTTGGAAAAACGGACAAGGAAAAGCCTGTTGTGGAGGATATCTTCTCTTTCGAAGAAGACCCTCTGGATGACGGCTTTGTACCCTCATATTCTGCCCCCATTCCCCTTAAGGAAATTGCCCCTCATTTGCAGTCCCCTTACCTATGGGAAGCCTTTGAAAGCAGAACGGGCACCGAAGTTCTGATGGCAGGAGGGTACAATCAGACAGCCTTTATTATTAAACAACCGGAAGACCACACCCATATCTCCTTAGTCAAATCAGGGCAAGACATTCAGCTGCTCAAGACGGGTTCTTTGCCAGAGGTTCTCTGTGCTTGTGAAAAGACCATGAGGGAGATGGACTTTTGGAAATCGCCTGCCCTTTGGATGAGTAAATCGCCCTCAGAAAAGCAATGGGCCTGTCTGGCAGGGGCTTACCATTATACACGGCCAAGAAACTCGTATCAGGCAACTTTGCTGGTGTCTTTGAACTTGAACAAAAGAAAAATTCAAGAAGCAACAAAGTGCCAAATTCGCTTATGAGGTGGGAGGATCTTTTGGACACGAAAACCCATAAAAAACCTAGGAAAACCCTATGTTTTTATGGGTTTTTTAAAGCCTAAAAAAGCGCATTTTACTCGAATTTTTGCTAAATTTGTGTTACAATTAAACCATCAAAATTGCCTGTTATAACTGCGTATTCCGGCTCAAATCGAACAGTGATTCCGGCTCAAATCGAACAGTGATTCCGGCTCAAATCGAACAGTGATTCCGGCTCAAATCGAACAGTGATTCTGGTTTAAATCGAATAACGATTCCAAGACGAAGCGATGGCCTTTGACCTCCTGTATCAAGGAGACCTTTGGTTATAAAACGCGTTTTATGAACGCTGTATCCTTTTTTTGTTCAACAAAACATGAAAGGAACAGCCCATGTCACGGAGTCACATATCAATGAGAAAGATCAGAGAAATCTTACGTTTACGGTACAGCTGTGGATGTAGTTACCAGGAGATAGCCAAGAGCATTGGCATTAGCGCGAGTACGGCGGTTGAAGGCGTCAAGAGGGCAAAAGCAGTTAACTTAAGCTGGCCTGTGCCCGACAATCTAGGCGACGAAGAGTTGGAGATCAAGCTGTATCCGCCTGCTCAAAAAATCAATAAAGAACAACGGGGAGAGATTGATTGCATTTATATTCATAAAGAACTCAAGTGCAAGCATGTTACGTTACAATTATTATGGAGTGAGTATAAAGAAAAGTACCCCCAAGGGATTAGCTACAGCCAGTTCTGCGACGTTTACCGAGGATGGCGTAATTCAACACTTGATGTCTGGATGCACCAGACCCACAAAGCAGGAGAGAGACTTTTTGTGGATTATGCCGGTCAAACGATGTCCGTTGTAACGGATACGTCGACAGGGGAAGTCGGTGAAGCACAGATTTTTGTAGCTGCGCTTGGTGCGTCCAGTTTTACCTACGTGGAGGCCACATGGACCCAAACGCTTGCAGACTGGATCAAGTCTCACGTGAATGCGTTTGAATATTATGGTGGCTGTCCAGAGATTGTTGTGCCAGACAATTTAAAGAGTGGGGTCCATAAGGCGCATCTTTACGAACCTGATATCAACCCAACCTATCAAGATATGGCCTCTTATTACGGCGTCGCAATTATTCCAACAAGGTCAAGAAGTCCGAAGGATAAAGCTAAAGTTGAGAATGCAGTCCAACAAGTCGAGAGACAAATTCTGGCCAAGCTTCGTAACCGTACCTTTTTTAGCTTGAGCGAGTTAAACCAAGCTATTCAGCCACTTTTGGATGTCTTAAACCCACGTCATTCCCAAAAACTGCCAGGAACCCGTTTAAGCCACTTTCAAGACCTTGAGAAACAGGCATTAAAATCCCTTCCAACAACTCGGTATGAGTACGCCGAGTGGAAAAAAGTTAAAGCCGGCTTCAACTACCATATTGAGTTAGACAAGCATTTTTACAGTGTTCCCTATGCCTTGGCAAAGGAATCTCTCTATGTTCGCTATGGACCGACGATTGTTGAAATTTTTTGTCAGAATAAATGTGTCGCGACCCATGTCAGAAGTTATGGTGCCAAC
Encoded here:
- the istA gene encoding IS21 family transposase codes for the protein MRKIREILRLRYSCGCSYQEIAKSIGISASTAVEGVKRAKAVNLSWPVPDNLGDEELEIKLYPPAQKINKEQRGEIDCIYIHKELKCKHVTLQLLWSEYKEKYPQGISYSQFCDVYRGWRNSTLDVWMHQTHKAGERLFVDYAGQTMSVVTDTSTGEVGEAQIFVAALGASSFTYVEATWTQTLADWIKSHVNAFEYYGGCPEIVVPDNLKSGVHKAHLYEPDINPTYQDMASYYGVAIIPTRSRSPKDKAKVENAVQQVERQILAKLRNRTFFSLSELNQAIQPLLDVLNPRHSQKLPGTRLSHFQDLEKQALKSLPTTRYEYAEWKKVKAGFNYHIELDKHFYSVPYALAKESLYVRYGPTIVEIFCQNKCVATHVRSYGANGYTTNTLHMPKAHQAQVEWTPERIVSWAKKTGEATAKLIEVIMASRAHPQQGFRTCLGILRLGKSYGEDRLELACKRALEIGGHSYKNVESILKNKMDQQSLSSSSEVNSLSDSHEYIRGQKYFK
- a CDS encoding DEAD/DEAH box helicase, whose product is MTTKNLSLRPYQVSMIDDALEALSCEDTALCIAPTGAGKTVILSQIMKGYLKSGQGRSSSRKKILVLQHTKELLQQNRDKVALWCPKIKTSLFHSEEKDTQGRIVFAMVQTLSRHYRKFPKVDLVVIDEAHHAIAKSYLTIVNHLKAKNPDVKILGMTATPNRGDRKGLKSLFKSVTSQIHLSDLMSDGYLVSPRIFTVDAGQQKDLRSILWTQDNSDGQSRFINQQQQWDKANTILTDNLSLNEEVIRHWQEKAQGKKTVVFCSTLYHAQEIRDTFEKNGIGATHINGEMSSEERLESLRRFDLNQGDPHEATVITNAAVLTEGWDFPAIECVILLRPMSYEATYVQMIGRGLRSSPGKKECIVLDFGMSSSRHKVFGMETDLVGKTDKEKPVVEDIFSFEEDPLDDGFVPSYSAPIPLKEIAPHLQSPYLWEAFESRTGTEVLMAGGYNQTAFIIKQPEDHTHISLVKSGQDIQLLKTGSLPEVLCACEKTMREMDFWKSPALWMSKSPSEKQWACLAGAYHYTRPRNSYQATLLVSLNLNKRKIQEATKCQIRL